In Electrophorus electricus isolate fEleEle1 chromosome 1, fEleEle1.pri, whole genome shotgun sequence, a single window of DNA contains:
- the abi3a gene encoding ABI family, member 3a isoform X3 produces MMKAQKDAEEITRILAEAPSARKALLDNYDNLSNVAKYCEDNYFQAGSDSSKALEETKAFTTQSLASVAYQISSLATNVLRLLEAQTSQLRRIESSVHLIGLTVDMHREKVARREIGVFTMTKRCSRSNKVIPPPGGKEPKPKYTRNPISYSSLDSLGHSMKDAKPQERKATMMRKQGGTLGRRNSRPAEPVQCPVAPSLSRGASQTSLSDKMTTSSFGKAVSPPVVPNWPTSPDTDIVSTLLENGSPAPPLLGNGPPAPAMLDEVGPEPKLNIPPAPPPHFAPCDLLPPPPMPPAEENFEASDLGSIAPPPPAPLLETVPEENSLPLPECLPPPIIDVLQIPTPPPHFAEEHGDDLEIPALSPPPFMDCLDGFEDLPPLPPPVDYDTSTPAEYLEEVVALYSYDTGKPGDLAFQVGDVIYLTRRNEDGWCEGVLNGLAGFFPGNYVERTS; encoded by the exons ATGATGAAGGCGCAGAAGGACGCAGAGGAGATCACCAGAATACTAGCGGAGGCTCCCTCTGCGCGGAAAGCTCTTTTGGACAATTATGACAATTTGTCCAATGTGGCGAAATATTGTGAGGACAACTATTTTCAG GCAGGCAGTGATTCCAGCAAAGCTCTCGAGGAGACCAAGGCCTTCACCACCCAGTCTCTGGCTAGCGTGGCCTACCAGATCAGCTCTCTCGCTACCAATGTTCTCCGACTGCTGGAAGCCCAGACCTCGCAGCTTCGCCGCATCGAATCTTCCGTGCACCTCATTGGACTG ACAGTGGACATGCATCGGGAGAAGGTGGCTCGTCGAGAGATCGGCGTTTTTACCATGACCAAGCGCTGCTCCAGGAGCAACAAGGTCATCCCACCCCCTGGGGGCAAAGAGCCCAAACCCAAATACACACGCAACCCCATCTCATACTCCAGCCTGGACTCTCTGGGTCACAGCATGAAG GATGCCAAGCCACAGGAGAGGAAGGCGACCATGATGCGTAAGCAGGGCGGGACATTGGG cAGGAGGAACAGCCGTCCTGCGGAGCCGGTCCAGTGTCCCGTAGCACCTTCTCTGTCCCGCGGCGCGTCTCAAACCTCCCTCAGTGATAAAATGACTAC ATCCAGCTTTGGGAAAGCTGTGTCACCACCTGTTGTCCCCAATTGGCCCACAAGCCCTGACACCGACATTGTTAGCACACTGCTGGAGAATGGATCACCGGCCCCGCCCCTGCTGGGGAATGGGCCACCGGCCCCGGCCATGCTGGACGAGGTGGGGCCAGAGCCCAAGCTCAATATccctccagcacctccaccacacTTTGCCCCCTGCGAcctcctcccacctccacccatgccCCCTGCAGAGGAGAACTTTGAAGCCAGCGACCTGGGCAGCATAGCCCCGCCTCCGCCTGCTCCACTGCTGGAGACAG TGCCAGAGGAGAACAGCTTGCCACTTCCGGAGTGCCTCCCTCCACCCATCATCGATGTGCTGCAGATtcccacccctcctccccactTTGCTGAGGAGCACGGAGATG ACTTGGAGATTCCAGCTCTTTCACCACCTCCATTCATGGACTGCTTGGATGGCTTTGAGGACTTGCCCCCTCTGCCTCCCCCCGTGGACTATGACACCTCCACCCCTGCTGAGTACCTTGAGGAAG TGGTGGCACTATACAGCTATGACACTGGCAAGCCTGGCGACTTGGCCTTCCAGGTGGGGGATGTGATCTACCTGACCAGGAGGAATGAGGATGGCTGGTGTGAGGGCGTCCTAAACGGGCTCGCAGGATTCTTCCCGGGAAACTATGTGGAGCGTACCAGCTAA
- the abi3a gene encoding ABI family, member 3a isoform X1: protein MMKAQKDAEEITRILAEAPSARKALLDNYDNLSNVAKYCEDNYFQFQAGSDSSKALEETKAFTTQSLASVAYQISSLATNVLRLLEAQTSQLRRIESSVHLIGLTVDMHREKVARREIGVFTMTKRCSRSNKVIPPPGGKEPKPKYTRNPISYSSLDSLGHSMKDAKPQERKATMMRKQGGTLGRRNSRPAEPVQCPVAPSLSRGASQTSLSDKMTTSSFGKAVSPPVVPNWPTSPDTDIVSTLLENGSPAPPLLGNGPPAPAMLDEVGPEPKLNIPPAPPPHFAPCDLLPPPPMPPAEENFEASDLGSIAPPPPAPLLETVPEENSLPLPECLPPPIIDVLQIPTPPPHFAEEHGDDLEIPALSPPPFMDCLDGFEDLPPLPPPVDYDTSTPAEYLEEVVALYSYDTGKPGDLAFQVGDVIYLTRRNEDGWCEGVLNGLAGFFPGNYVERTS, encoded by the exons ATGATGAAGGCGCAGAAGGACGCAGAGGAGATCACCAGAATACTAGCGGAGGCTCCCTCTGCGCGGAAAGCTCTTTTGGACAATTATGACAATTTGTCCAATGTGGCGAAATATTGTGAGGACAACTATTTTCAG TTCCAGGCAGGCAGTGATTCCAGCAAAGCTCTCGAGGAGACCAAGGCCTTCACCACCCAGTCTCTGGCTAGCGTGGCCTACCAGATCAGCTCTCTCGCTACCAATGTTCTCCGACTGCTGGAAGCCCAGACCTCGCAGCTTCGCCGCATCGAATCTTCCGTGCACCTCATTGGACTG ACAGTGGACATGCATCGGGAGAAGGTGGCTCGTCGAGAGATCGGCGTTTTTACCATGACCAAGCGCTGCTCCAGGAGCAACAAGGTCATCCCACCCCCTGGGGGCAAAGAGCCCAAACCCAAATACACACGCAACCCCATCTCATACTCCAGCCTGGACTCTCTGGGTCACAGCATGAAG GATGCCAAGCCACAGGAGAGGAAGGCGACCATGATGCGTAAGCAGGGCGGGACATTGGG cAGGAGGAACAGCCGTCCTGCGGAGCCGGTCCAGTGTCCCGTAGCACCTTCTCTGTCCCGCGGCGCGTCTCAAACCTCCCTCAGTGATAAAATGACTAC ATCCAGCTTTGGGAAAGCTGTGTCACCACCTGTTGTCCCCAATTGGCCCACAAGCCCTGACACCGACATTGTTAGCACACTGCTGGAGAATGGATCACCGGCCCCGCCCCTGCTGGGGAATGGGCCACCGGCCCCGGCCATGCTGGACGAGGTGGGGCCAGAGCCCAAGCTCAATATccctccagcacctccaccacacTTTGCCCCCTGCGAcctcctcccacctccacccatgccCCCTGCAGAGGAGAACTTTGAAGCCAGCGACCTGGGCAGCATAGCCCCGCCTCCGCCTGCTCCACTGCTGGAGACAG TGCCAGAGGAGAACAGCTTGCCACTTCCGGAGTGCCTCCCTCCACCCATCATCGATGTGCTGCAGATtcccacccctcctccccactTTGCTGAGGAGCACGGAGATG ACTTGGAGATTCCAGCTCTTTCACCACCTCCATTCATGGACTGCTTGGATGGCTTTGAGGACTTGCCCCCTCTGCCTCCCCCCGTGGACTATGACACCTCCACCCCTGCTGAGTACCTTGAGGAAG TGGTGGCACTATACAGCTATGACACTGGCAAGCCTGGCGACTTGGCCTTCCAGGTGGGGGATGTGATCTACCTGACCAGGAGGAATGAGGATGGCTGGTGTGAGGGCGTCCTAAACGGGCTCGCAGGATTCTTCCCGGGAAACTATGTGGAGCGTACCAGCTAA
- the abi3a gene encoding ABI family, member 3a isoform X2, translated as MMKAQKDAEEITRILAEAPSARKALLDNYDNLSNVAKYCEDNYFQFQAGSDSSKALEETKAFTTQSLASVAYQISSLATNVLRLLEAQTSQLRRIESSVHLIGLTVDMHREKVARREIGVFTMTKRCSRSNKVIPPPGGKEPKPKYTRNPISYSSLDSLGHSMKDAKPQERKATMMRKQGGTLGRNSRPAEPVQCPVAPSLSRGASQTSLSDKMTTSSFGKAVSPPVVPNWPTSPDTDIVSTLLENGSPAPPLLGNGPPAPAMLDEVGPEPKLNIPPAPPPHFAPCDLLPPPPMPPAEENFEASDLGSIAPPPPAPLLETVPEENSLPLPECLPPPIIDVLQIPTPPPHFAEEHGDDLEIPALSPPPFMDCLDGFEDLPPLPPPVDYDTSTPAEYLEEVVALYSYDTGKPGDLAFQVGDVIYLTRRNEDGWCEGVLNGLAGFFPGNYVERTS; from the exons ATGATGAAGGCGCAGAAGGACGCAGAGGAGATCACCAGAATACTAGCGGAGGCTCCCTCTGCGCGGAAAGCTCTTTTGGACAATTATGACAATTTGTCCAATGTGGCGAAATATTGTGAGGACAACTATTTTCAG TTCCAGGCAGGCAGTGATTCCAGCAAAGCTCTCGAGGAGACCAAGGCCTTCACCACCCAGTCTCTGGCTAGCGTGGCCTACCAGATCAGCTCTCTCGCTACCAATGTTCTCCGACTGCTGGAAGCCCAGACCTCGCAGCTTCGCCGCATCGAATCTTCCGTGCACCTCATTGGACTG ACAGTGGACATGCATCGGGAGAAGGTGGCTCGTCGAGAGATCGGCGTTTTTACCATGACCAAGCGCTGCTCCAGGAGCAACAAGGTCATCCCACCCCCTGGGGGCAAAGAGCCCAAACCCAAATACACACGCAACCCCATCTCATACTCCAGCCTGGACTCTCTGGGTCACAGCATGAAG GATGCCAAGCCACAGGAGAGGAAGGCGACCATGATGCGTAAGCAGGGCGGGACATTGGG GAGGAACAGCCGTCCTGCGGAGCCGGTCCAGTGTCCCGTAGCACCTTCTCTGTCCCGCGGCGCGTCTCAAACCTCCCTCAGTGATAAAATGACTAC ATCCAGCTTTGGGAAAGCTGTGTCACCACCTGTTGTCCCCAATTGGCCCACAAGCCCTGACACCGACATTGTTAGCACACTGCTGGAGAATGGATCACCGGCCCCGCCCCTGCTGGGGAATGGGCCACCGGCCCCGGCCATGCTGGACGAGGTGGGGCCAGAGCCCAAGCTCAATATccctccagcacctccaccacacTTTGCCCCCTGCGAcctcctcccacctccacccatgccCCCTGCAGAGGAGAACTTTGAAGCCAGCGACCTGGGCAGCATAGCCCCGCCTCCGCCTGCTCCACTGCTGGAGACAG TGCCAGAGGAGAACAGCTTGCCACTTCCGGAGTGCCTCCCTCCACCCATCATCGATGTGCTGCAGATtcccacccctcctccccactTTGCTGAGGAGCACGGAGATG ACTTGGAGATTCCAGCTCTTTCACCACCTCCATTCATGGACTGCTTGGATGGCTTTGAGGACTTGCCCCCTCTGCCTCCCCCCGTGGACTATGACACCTCCACCCCTGCTGAGTACCTTGAGGAAG TGGTGGCACTATACAGCTATGACACTGGCAAGCCTGGCGACTTGGCCTTCCAGGTGGGGGATGTGATCTACCTGACCAGGAGGAATGAGGATGGCTGGTGTGAGGGCGTCCTAAACGGGCTCGCAGGATTCTTCCCGGGAAACTATGTGGAGCGTACCAGCTAA
- the abi3a gene encoding ABI family, member 3a isoform X4 — protein sequence MMKAQKDAEEITRILAEAPSARKALLDNYDNLSNVAKYCEDNYFQAGSDSSKALEETKAFTTQSLASVAYQISSLATNVLRLLEAQTSQLRRIESSVHLIGLTVDMHREKVARREIGVFTMTKRCSRSNKVIPPPGGKEPKPKYTRNPISYSSLDSLGHSMKDAKPQERKATMMRKQGGTLGRNSRPAEPVQCPVAPSLSRGASQTSLSDKMTTSSFGKAVSPPVVPNWPTSPDTDIVSTLLENGSPAPPLLGNGPPAPAMLDEVGPEPKLNIPPAPPPHFAPCDLLPPPPMPPAEENFEASDLGSIAPPPPAPLLETVPEENSLPLPECLPPPIIDVLQIPTPPPHFAEEHGDDLEIPALSPPPFMDCLDGFEDLPPLPPPVDYDTSTPAEYLEEVVALYSYDTGKPGDLAFQVGDVIYLTRRNEDGWCEGVLNGLAGFFPGNYVERTS from the exons ATGATGAAGGCGCAGAAGGACGCAGAGGAGATCACCAGAATACTAGCGGAGGCTCCCTCTGCGCGGAAAGCTCTTTTGGACAATTATGACAATTTGTCCAATGTGGCGAAATATTGTGAGGACAACTATTTTCAG GCAGGCAGTGATTCCAGCAAAGCTCTCGAGGAGACCAAGGCCTTCACCACCCAGTCTCTGGCTAGCGTGGCCTACCAGATCAGCTCTCTCGCTACCAATGTTCTCCGACTGCTGGAAGCCCAGACCTCGCAGCTTCGCCGCATCGAATCTTCCGTGCACCTCATTGGACTG ACAGTGGACATGCATCGGGAGAAGGTGGCTCGTCGAGAGATCGGCGTTTTTACCATGACCAAGCGCTGCTCCAGGAGCAACAAGGTCATCCCACCCCCTGGGGGCAAAGAGCCCAAACCCAAATACACACGCAACCCCATCTCATACTCCAGCCTGGACTCTCTGGGTCACAGCATGAAG GATGCCAAGCCACAGGAGAGGAAGGCGACCATGATGCGTAAGCAGGGCGGGACATTGGG GAGGAACAGCCGTCCTGCGGAGCCGGTCCAGTGTCCCGTAGCACCTTCTCTGTCCCGCGGCGCGTCTCAAACCTCCCTCAGTGATAAAATGACTAC ATCCAGCTTTGGGAAAGCTGTGTCACCACCTGTTGTCCCCAATTGGCCCACAAGCCCTGACACCGACATTGTTAGCACACTGCTGGAGAATGGATCACCGGCCCCGCCCCTGCTGGGGAATGGGCCACCGGCCCCGGCCATGCTGGACGAGGTGGGGCCAGAGCCCAAGCTCAATATccctccagcacctccaccacacTTTGCCCCCTGCGAcctcctcccacctccacccatgccCCCTGCAGAGGAGAACTTTGAAGCCAGCGACCTGGGCAGCATAGCCCCGCCTCCGCCTGCTCCACTGCTGGAGACAG TGCCAGAGGAGAACAGCTTGCCACTTCCGGAGTGCCTCCCTCCACCCATCATCGATGTGCTGCAGATtcccacccctcctccccactTTGCTGAGGAGCACGGAGATG ACTTGGAGATTCCAGCTCTTTCACCACCTCCATTCATGGACTGCTTGGATGGCTTTGAGGACTTGCCCCCTCTGCCTCCCCCCGTGGACTATGACACCTCCACCCCTGCTGAGTACCTTGAGGAAG TGGTGGCACTATACAGCTATGACACTGGCAAGCCTGGCGACTTGGCCTTCCAGGTGGGGGATGTGATCTACCTGACCAGGAGGAATGAGGATGGCTGGTGTGAGGGCGTCCTAAACGGGCTCGCAGGATTCTTCCCGGGAAACTATGTGGAGCGTACCAGCTAA
- the abi3a gene encoding ABI family, member 3a isoform X5 gives MMKAQKDAEEITRILAEAPSARKALLDNYDNLSNVAKYCEDNYFQAGSDSSKALEETKAFTTQSLASVAYQISSLATNVLRLLEAQTSQLRRIESSVHLIGLTVDMHREKVARREIGVFTMTKRCSRSNKVIPPPGGKEPKPKYTRNPISYSSLDSLGHSMKDAKPQERKATMMRKQGGTLGRNSRPAEPVQCPVAPSLSRGASQTSLSDKMTTSSFGKAVSPPVVPNWPTSPDTDIVSTLLENGSPAPPLLGNGPPAPAMLDEVGPEPKLNIPPAPPPHFAPCDLLPPPPMPPAEENFEASDLGSIAPPPPAPLLETVPEENSLPLPECLPPPIIDVLQIPTPPPHFAEEHGDARRSRRSRARQPPPSSRSMSLRVRAGPSTRSLYSRSLLLPQAQSLMIPPPPPYPPPLAPPTSLSPRCWIPTRLQHLDLEIPALSPPPFMDCLDGFEDLPPLPPPVDYDTSTPAEYLEEVVALYSYDTGKPGDLAFQVGDVIYLTRRNEDGWCEGVLNGLAGFFPGNYVERTS, from the exons ATGATGAAGGCGCAGAAGGACGCAGAGGAGATCACCAGAATACTAGCGGAGGCTCCCTCTGCGCGGAAAGCTCTTTTGGACAATTATGACAATTTGTCCAATGTGGCGAAATATTGTGAGGACAACTATTTTCAG GCAGGCAGTGATTCCAGCAAAGCTCTCGAGGAGACCAAGGCCTTCACCACCCAGTCTCTGGCTAGCGTGGCCTACCAGATCAGCTCTCTCGCTACCAATGTTCTCCGACTGCTGGAAGCCCAGACCTCGCAGCTTCGCCGCATCGAATCTTCCGTGCACCTCATTGGACTG ACAGTGGACATGCATCGGGAGAAGGTGGCTCGTCGAGAGATCGGCGTTTTTACCATGACCAAGCGCTGCTCCAGGAGCAACAAGGTCATCCCACCCCCTGGGGGCAAAGAGCCCAAACCCAAATACACACGCAACCCCATCTCATACTCCAGCCTGGACTCTCTGGGTCACAGCATGAAG GATGCCAAGCCACAGGAGAGGAAGGCGACCATGATGCGTAAGCAGGGCGGGACATTGGG GAGGAACAGCCGTCCTGCGGAGCCGGTCCAGTGTCCCGTAGCACCTTCTCTGTCCCGCGGCGCGTCTCAAACCTCCCTCAGTGATAAAATGACTAC ATCCAGCTTTGGGAAAGCTGTGTCACCACCTGTTGTCCCCAATTGGCCCACAAGCCCTGACACCGACATTGTTAGCACACTGCTGGAGAATGGATCACCGGCCCCGCCCCTGCTGGGGAATGGGCCACCGGCCCCGGCCATGCTGGACGAGGTGGGGCCAGAGCCCAAGCTCAATATccctccagcacctccaccacacTTTGCCCCCTGCGAcctcctcccacctccacccatgccCCCTGCAGAGGAGAACTTTGAAGCCAGCGACCTGGGCAGCATAGCCCCGCCTCCGCCTGCTCCACTGCTGGAGACAG TGCCAGAGGAGAACAGCTTGCCACTTCCGGAGTGCCTCCCTCCACCCATCATCGATGTGCTGCAGATtcccacccctcctccccactTTGCTGAGGAGCACGGAGATG CTCGCCGCTCTCGTCGTTCGCGGGCACGACAGCCCCCGCCCAGCAGCCGCTCCATGTCTCTGAGGGTCCGTGCGGGCCCCAGTACCCGCTCCCTCTACTCCCGTTCACTCCTCCTCCCCCAGGCCCAGTCAC TCAtgatccccccaccccctccataCCCCCCTCCTCTGGCTCCACCCACTTCACTGAGTCCACGTTGTTGGATTCCCACCCGCCTACAGCATCTTG ACTTGGAGATTCCAGCTCTTTCACCACCTCCATTCATGGACTGCTTGGATGGCTTTGAGGACTTGCCCCCTCTGCCTCCCCCCGTGGACTATGACACCTCCACCCCTGCTGAGTACCTTGAGGAAG TGGTGGCACTATACAGCTATGACACTGGCAAGCCTGGCGACTTGGCCTTCCAGGTGGGGGATGTGATCTACCTGACCAGGAGGAATGAGGATGGCTGGTGTGAGGGCGTCCTAAACGGGCTCGCAGGATTCTTCCCGGGAAACTATGTGGAGCGTACCAGCTAA
- the LOC118242032 gene encoding Ig-like V-type domain-containing protein FAM187A produces MRVSYELLLLCAWTLCPWQPSAYQAPEDKEDIFTTRACPAFLVFESAAYVADMTIELPCRCKPEDALSVVWYYQKYLGTQNSRVLTDFAGTAVLDSSKVGKDLALRSRFTIRLFGLLIFMVQESDSGYYVCGTPSGEYFYGYEVDVQLIRHVRFNRSLVQRIGAQEASTGQTKPYRVFTSYWPWSVCDRCDVRGEQTRVGLCYVMSQYLQVRYLRQSSNVISCGSAAVPLSFGLADGSHGAEVAVQSCHAPCLLSPTTSPQQQALLDFLAYAEPNSRRQPVYYRNHPAETDLVLSCPGATAQQVVAWDKGPVPLYRSHYMEGQRKSQRVFIDSRQNLHFQPAHVQDKGTYYCWLRGRKVAEIRLAVYPHMGHLRRISDPVSLFALRTILISYACLTAVFLLIISVRFVCHISKEQSTLD; encoded by the coding sequence ATGAGAGTGAGTTATGAGCTACTTCTCCTGTGTGCTTGGACACTGTGTCCTTGGCAACCGTCTGCCTATCAAGCCCCTGAGGATAAAGAGGACATCTTCACCACCAGAGCATGTCCCGCATTCCTCGTGTTCGAGAGCGCCGCATACGTGGCAGACATGACCATTGAGTTACCTTGTCGGTGTAAGCCAGAAGACGCACTCTCAGTAGTGTGGTACTACCAGAAATATCTGGGCACCCAGAACTCGCGGGTCCTCACTGACTTCGCGGGCACTGCAGTTCTGGACTCGTCCAAGGTGGGCAAAGACCTGGCACTGCGCTCCCGCTTCACCATCCGCCTCTTCGGCCTTCTCATCTTCATGGTGCAGGAGAGCGATTCGGGGTATTACGTCTGCGGCACGCCCTCGGGGGAGTACTTCTACGGCTACGAGGTGGACGTTCAGCTCATCCGACATGTGCGCTTCAACAGGAGCCTTGTTCAGAGAATCGGAGCACAGGAAGCCAGTACAGGGCAAACGAAGCCTTATCGAGTGTTCACCAGCTACTGGCCCTGGTCCGTGTGCGACCGCTGCGATGTAAGGGGCGAGCAGACGCGAGTAGGTCTCTGTTATGTCATGAGCCAGTACCTCCAGGTGCGGTACCTTCGCCAGTCAAGCAACGTGATCTCTTGCGGCTCTGCGGCCGTTCCTCTGAGCTTCGGGCTGGCCGACGGGAGCCACGGGGCAGAGGTGGCCGTGCAAAGCTGCCATGCTCCTTGTCTTCTGAGCCCCACCACCAGCCCCCAGCAACAGGCTCTGCTGGACTTCCTCGCTTACGCTGAACCAAACTCTCGGAGACAGCCCGTCTACTACCGCAACCACCCGGCAGAGACGGACCTCGTCCTCTCCTGTCCTGGTGCGACAGCCCAGCAGGTGGTGGCATGGGACAAAGGTCCTGTTCCCCTTTACCGTTCTCACTACatggagggacagaggaagagccAACGTGTGTTCATAGACAGCAGACAGAACCTGCACTTCCAGCCTGCACACGTGCAAGACAAGGGCACGTATTACTGCTGGCTCAGGGGCAGGAAGGTGGCAGAGATCAGACTTGCCGTGTATCCACACATGGGCCATCTACGCAGGATCTCTGACCCGGTGTCTCTGTTTGCCCTCAGAACCATCCTTATTAGCTATGCATGCCTCACTGCTGTGTTTCTCCTCATAATATCTGTTAGATTTGTTTGTCACATTAGCAAGGAACAAAGTACTTTGGATTAA
- the ccdc103 gene encoding coiled-coil domain-containing protein 103, giving the protein MEKSDIIDFSALEKELKNALEADKKYQRENDAKFRAIHQKVASYEEFRDIVLASHLKSLGKHDTTSAPRKQPWNSVAVGYKERMGASPDFVPPLQADFQPRTASEFSRDWRRFGGSWKEKYGLLIRLGGERLQGIFRAEVGFGLLGEFLVVLSQCLLPGDEAVAISLLEGLSETGRFALNVSLLSHAEQEACEGLFHRLWDAVGQPSASHHNPRWIYSKDENKPSGLSEAGETQCPELTSEVEVAGKLKCLMAKYGLCESA; this is encoded by the exons ATGGAGAAATCCGATATTATTGATTTCTCGGCACTCGAGAAGGAGTTGAAGAATGCGCTGGAAGCGGACAAGAAATATCAGCGAGAAAACGATGCGAAGTTCCGAGCCATTCATCAAAAAGTTGCCTCTTATGAGGAATTCAG GGATATTGTACTGGCATCCCATCTCAAATCCTTAGGAAAACACGACACAACCTCCGCGCCCCGAAAGCAGCCGTGGAATTCAGTTGCTGTAGGTTATAAGGAGCGAATGGGAGCGTCACCCGACTTTGTCCCC CCTCTGCAGGCTGACTTTCAGCCAAGGACTGCGTCGGAGTTCAGCAGAGACTGGCGCAGGTTTGGTGGAAGTTGGAAGGAAAAGTATGGTCTCCTCATCAGGCTGGGTGGGGAGAGGTTGCAGGGAATTTTCCGCGCGGAGGTGGGCTTTGGGCTTCTAGGCGAGTTCCTAGTCGTCCTTTCCCAATGTCTGTTGCCAGGGGACGAGGCAGTGGCGATTAGCTTGCTTGAAGGCCTGTCAGAGACTGGCCGCTTTGCCCTCAATGTGTCCCTCCTGAGCCACGCTGAGCAAGAAGCTTGTGAAGGTCTCTTCCACAGGTTGTGGGATGCAGTAGGGCAGCCCTCTGCATCCCATCACAACCCTCGGTGGATTTATTCCAAGGATGAGAACAAACCTTCTGGCTTGTCTGAGGCAGGAGAAACACAGTGTCCTGAGCTCACCTCAGAGGTTGAGGTTGCAGGAAAACTCAAATGTCTGATGGCAAAGTATGGACTTTGTGAGAGTGCATGA
- the rpl23 gene encoding 60S ribosomal protein L23: protein MSKRGRGGSSGAKFRISLGLPVGAVINCADNTGAKNLYIISVKGIKGRLNRLPAAGVGDMVMATVKKGKPELRKKVHPAVVIRQRKSYRRKDGVFLYFEDNAGVIVNNKGEMKGSAITGPVAKECADLWPRIASNAGSIA from the exons ATGTCTAAGAGAG GACGTGGAGGGTCATCTGGAGCCAAGTTCCGCATCTCTCTGGGTCTCCCAGTGGGAGCGGTCATCAACTGCGCTGACAACACAG GTGCCAAGAACCTGTACATCATCTCGGTCAAAGGTATTAAAGGTCGCCTGAACAGGCTTCCGGCTGCAGGTGTGGGAGACATGGTTATGGCCACAGTGAAGAAGGGCAAGCCAGAGCTCAGGAAAAAGG TGCATCCGGCGGTGGTGATACGACAGCGCAAGTCGTACCGGCGAAAAGATGGCGTGTTCTTATACTTCGAAGACAATGCCGGGGTCATAGTCAACAACAAGGGCGAAATGAAAG GCTCTGCCATCACGGGCCCTGTGGCGAAGGAATGTGCAGATCTCTGGCCCAGGATTGCTTCTAATGCAGGCAGCATCGCCTAG